A section of the Amblyomma americanum isolate KBUSLIRL-KWMA chromosome 2, ASM5285725v1, whole genome shotgun sequence genome encodes:
- the LOC144118405 gene encoding uncharacterized protein LOC144118405: MAHEEIDGFPSTETKVYSSEHSLFGKSHLQPSTLTGQGVETADDQQVGRPSNELVILAFCTLTVVATISWAMILVAVLGRGGDVDPETYDNDVPEGQVPLPDPEQDHPVPQPVSIDVVRVPRTTLHVPPSPTRSTPMSVSDTRPATIDISTNMTVPAPSMTSTSISTNTPAKPTATRNPTKTRPLNQALLCTYGRLTTRTTKFPPDGLCDYIFYDSMYKHGRDTLTQSYAYSSSMQTVLAKAQSGRNRSKTQFGVGFHYGFSSAISTEMARDTARNLLKPMVARGVSNFGVIDVPVYSFQPLLTDLVFSTLRQLSVYVQDIRDQGLASIIVLGSVSSTSLWKAYFKEKFKNTFKPDIFISHGYQQYEDWERVPCFVTPPTLLTKPRQPHVNIHDLYDAMAALAAFGVEADAPSLSLSVTMKGRWAELLSNSTPEVFSQCYQKPPPLLPPRYMDVCRTPPYSNNLAYDRPHYAMRTYDSHTGHIFVYDNEQSLCEKLCLAKANYTQVQFGLAVFDLDYEDADNLCSALNRFGKFSRLNTMNRLLEFFTHQYNDRTKEAVCSEIWRS; this comes from the coding sequence ATGGCTCACGAAGAAATCGATGGCTTCCCGTCTACCGAGACAAAGGTCTACAGCTCGGAGCATTCTCTTTTTGGCAAGTCTCATCTGCAGCCGTCGACTCTGACGGGACAGGGCGTCGAAACAGCCGACGATCAGCAAGTGGGCAGACCTTCGAACGAACTTGTCATCCTGGCGTTCTGTACTCTCACAGTCGTGGCGACCATCTCGTGGGCTATGATCCTCGTGGCTGTACTGGGCAGGGGAGGCGACGTCGACCCCGAGACTTACGACAACGATGTCCCGGAGGGTCAAGTCCCCCTTCCCGATCCAGAGCAAGACCACCCCGTCCCACAGCCAGTGTCAATCGACGTGGTGAGAGTTCCGCGCACCACGCTCCATGTACCGCCTTCACCCACCCGTTCAACCCCGATGTCAGTGAGCGATACAAGGCCTGCAACAATAGACATCAGTACCAACATGACCGTTCCTGCTCCTTCCATGACTTCTACAAGCATATCCACCAACACGCCGGCTAAACCGACAGCGACCCGTAATCCGACTAAAACTAGGCCTCTCAATCAGGCTCTTCTCTGTACCTATGGCCGGCTGACGACCAGGACCACAAAGTTTCCCCCAGATGGCCTGTGCGACTACATCTTTTATGACTCTATGTACAAGCACGGCCGCGACACTCTGACCCAAAGCTACGCGTACAGCTCTAGTATGCAAACAGTTTTAGCGAAAGCGCAGAGTGGCAGAAACAGAAGCAAGACCCAGTTCGGCGTGGGGTTCCACTACGGATTCAGCAGCGCCATTTCAACCGAAATGGCACGCGACACTGCTAGAAATCTCTTGAAGCCGATGGTTGCGCGAGGCGTTTCCAATTTCGGCGTTATAGACGTACCCGTTTACAGCTTTCAGCCATTGCTAACTGATTTGGTGTTCAGTACCCTCCGACAGCTGAGTGTATATGTACAGGACATAAGAGATCAGGGGCTGGCTTCGATCATTGTCCTCGGTTCCGTCTCTTCCACGAGTTTGTGGAAGGCTTACTTCAAGGAAAAGTTCAAGAACACTTTTAAGCCCGATATTTTTATTTCTCACGGCTACCAGCAATACGAAGATTGGGAAAGGGTACCTTGCTTCGTCACTCCACCTACTCTACTGACGAAGCCACGCCAACCGCATGTCAACATTCATGACCTGTACGATGCTATGGCAGCACTGGCAGCCTTCGGCGTTGAAGCGGACGCTCCCTCCCTGTCGCTGTCCGTGACCATGAAGGGCCGTTGGGCCGAGCTCCTGTCCAACTCAACGCCAGAGGTATTCTCGCAGTGTTACCAGAAACCTCCCCCACTGCTACCTCCAAGGTATATGGATGTGTGCCGCACCCCGCCTTACTCGAACAATTTGGCTTATGATCGACCCCACTACGCCATGCGCACCTACGACTCCCATACCGGACACATTTTCGTCTACGACAACGAGCAATCTTTGTGCGAGAAACTTTGCCTAGCAAAGGCCAACTACACTCAAGTGCAGTTCGGCCTCGCTGTCTTCGACCTGGACTACGAGGACGCCGACAACTTGTGCTCGGCGCTAAACAGGTTCGGCAAGTTCAGCCGGCTGAATACGATGAACCGGCTCCTAGAATTTTTCACCCACCAGTACAATGACCGGACGAAAGAGGCCGTGTGTTCTGAAATTTGGCGGTCTTAA
- the LOC144118304 gene encoding uncharacterized protein LOC144118304, which translates to MDYSPERSILDKSTVQPLSLTVDHAESTQDGQSGKSPEVLVILAFCILTAVATVSWAMILAAMLSTGEDGDPETNDIAGPVDDAEEQLPLPEPAQDVPFPQPVSIEVVRVPRTKPPAQTPPTTKTHSPTMLTTTATTISTMVTTASTTPTTAKTRRTASTPTTYTSASMTAPTTPATSRSLNQALFCTYGILTSRSTKFPPDGLCDYIFYDSMYKYGFDTLTQSSPFGSALRTVLAKAQSGGNRSKTQFGMGFGFMQINAISRDLANDGARNLLKPIVARGIFHFGVIDIPAYRFTTFATDLVFTTLRQLNAYVQDIRAQGQSSITVYGSVSSTGQWNNYFKYNFMHSFKPDLFISHGYQLYEDFHRAPCFVTPPTLLEKPPLPDFNIHDLRDAMAALAAFGAEADAPSLSLSVTMKGRWSKLLPNSPPVVFSRCDREPPPPLPVRYMDLCGTAPYSNNLEYDQVHYAMRTYDSRTGAIFVYDNEQSLCEKLCRARANYTQVQFGLAVFDLDYEDGDNDCSLQNRFVVATIAWAMILMAVLDRGGDVDLETYDNNGPVADADERVYLPDPEQGQPVPQPVSIEVVRVPRTTPPAPTPPIAPTPMSVGTDAVFNALQQLSVYVQDIRDQGLASIIVLGSVSPTSLWNDYFENKFKDSFKPDLFISHGYQLYEDWERAPCFVTPPTLLTKPPQPDVNIHDLHDALAALGLPLGRKTAAYSSNFEYDPASYAMRTYNSQTGHIFVYDNEQSLCEKLCLAKANYTQVQFGLAVFDLDYEDGVNACPALNRFGSFSRLKVMNRLLEFFTHQYNVRTKEAECSEIWRS; encoded by the exons ATGGACTACAGTCCGGAGCGGTCTATCTTGGACAAGTCGACTGTGCAGCCCCTGTCTCTCACCGTAGACCACGCCGAATCAACTCAAGACGGGCAGTCCGGCAAGTCTCCCGAAGTTCTTGTCATCCTGGCGTTTTGCATTCTCACAGCCGTGGCGACAGTCTCGTGGGCAATGATCCTAGCGGCCATGCTGAGCACAGGCGAGGACGGAGATCCTGAGACAAACGACATTGCTGGTCCCGTCGACGACGCTGAAGAGCAACTTCCTCTGCCCGAGCCAGCGCAAGACGTCCCCTTTCCACAGCCAGTGTCAATCGAAGTGGTGAGAGTTCCGCGAACTAAACCCCCTGCACAGACTCCACCCACCACTAAGACCCATTCTCCCACCATGTTAACGACGACTGCGACCACGATTTCAACTATGGTTACCACTGCATCTACGACGCCTACGACAGCGAAAACAAGAAGGACCGCAAGTACACCCACAACTTATACTTCTGCTTCTATGACAGCCCCGACTACTCCGGCTACATCTAGGTCCCTCAATCAGGCCCTTTTCTGCACCTATGGCATCCTGACGAGCAGGTCCACAAAATTTCCCCCAGACGGTCTCTGCGACTACATCTTTTATGACTCTATGTACAAATACGGTTTTGACACCCTCACCCAAAGCTCCCCGTTCGGCTCCGCCCTCCGGACAGTTTTAGCGAAAGCACAGAGTGGAGGAAACAGAAGCAAGACTCAGTTCGGTATGGGCTTTGGCTTCATGCAGATCAACGCCATTTCAAGAGACCTTGCGAACGACGGCGCTAGAAATCTGTTGAAACCTATTGTCGCACGCGGCATATTCCACTTCGGCGTTATCGACATTCCCGCCTACAGGTTTACCACATTTGCGACTGATCTGGTCTTCACAACCCTTCGACAGCTCAACGCGTACGTCCAGGACATAAGAGCTCAAGGCCAGTCTTCGATCACCGTCTACGGTTCAGTCTCTTCCACAGGTCAATGGAACAATTACTTCAAGTATAATTTCATGCACTCTTTCAAGCCCGACCTTTTTATCTCTCACGGCTACCAGCTTTACGAAGATTTTCACAGAGCACCATGCTTCGTAACACCACCTACATTACTGGAGAAGCCGCCGCTGCCGGACTTCAACATTCATGACCTGCGTGATGCTATGGCAGCCCTGGCGGCCTTCGGTGCGGAAGCCGATGCTCCCTCGCTGTCGCTATCTGTGACCATGAAGGGCCGCTGGTCCAAGCTCCTGCCCAACTCGCCCCCCGTGGTATTCTCGCGGTGTGACCGGGAACCTCCCCCGCCCCTACCTGTAAGGTATATGGATCTGTGCGGCACAGCCCCTTACTCCAACAATTTGGAGTACGATCAAGTGCACTACGCTATGCGCACCTACGACTCCCGAACAGGTGCCATCTTCGTCTACGACAACGAGCAATCCCTGTGCGAGAAGCTTTGCCGAGCAAGGGCCAACTACACGCAGGTTCAGTTCGGCCTCGCCGTTTTCGACCTGGACTACGAGGATGGCGACAACGACTGCTCATTGCAAAACAGATTCG TGGTGGCGACCATCGCGTGGGCTATGATCCTCATGGCAGTACTGGACAGGGGAGGTGACGTCGACCTCGAGACCTACGACAACAATGGCCCTGTCGCCGACGCCGACGAACGAGTTTACCTTCCCGACCCAGAGCAAGGCCAACCCGTTCCGCAGCCGGTGTCAATCGAAGTGGTGAGAGTTCCGCGGACCACGCCCCCTGCACCGACTCCACCGATCGCTCCGACCCCGATGTCAG TCGGGACTGATGCGGTGTTCAATGCTCTCCAGCAGCTGAGCGTGTATGTGCAGGACATAAGAGATCAGGGGCTGGCTTCGATCATTGTCCTCGGTTCCGTCTCTCCCACGAGTTTGTGGAACGATTACTTCGAGAATAAGTTCAAGGACTCTTTTAAGCCCGACCTGTTTATTTCTCACGGCTACCAGCTTTACGAAGATTGGGAAAGAGCACCGTGCTTCGTCACACCACCTACTCTGCTCACGAAGCCACCGCAGCCGGATGTGAACATTCATGACCTGCACGATGCTTTGGCCGCTCTGGGGCTGCCTTTGGGGCGGAA AACAGCGGCTTACTCGAGCAATTTCGAGTACGATCCAGCCAGCTACGCAATGCGCACGTACAACTCCCAAACGGGACACATTTTCGTCTACGACAACGAGCAATCTTTGTGCGAGAAACTTTGCCTAGCAAAGGCCAACTACACTCAAGTGCAGTTCGGCCTCGCTGTCTTCGACCTAGACTACGAGGACGGCGTCAATGCCTGCCCGGCACTAAACAGGTTCGGCAGCTTCAGCCGGCTGAAGGTGATGAATCGGCTGCTGGAATTTTTCACCCACCAGTACAATGTTCGGACGAAGGAGGCCGAATGTTCTGAAATTTGGCGATCTTAA